The DNA sequence CTCCCTTGCCCTTACCCATTTTTACTTCCGCCGGCTTTTTAGTAAAAGGCATATCAGGAAAAAGCCTGACCCACATTCGACCAGTTTTACCTAGAGTTCTTGAAATTACTTTTCTAGCTGATTCGATTTGATTCGAAGTAACACGACCCGCCGCTATAGATTTGAAACCATGCGACCCGAAAGAGACATTTAAGTTGCGACTAGCCACTCCGATTTTATCCGGATGTTCCCTGAAAGTATGCCACTTCCTATATTTAACTTTCTTTGGAAAAAGCATGATAATTATTTTTTATCCTTATTAAAAATCTCCCCCTTATATATCCATACTTTTATACCTATTTTTCCGAGGGGCAAAAGAGCTTCATAAAATGCGTAGTCGATATCAGCTCTAAAAGTTTGTAGAGGAATGCGCCCAAGTTTTTTTGATTCAACTCTAGCCATATTTGAGCCACCCATGATACCGGAAAGAGTTATTTTTATTCCTTGAACATCACGGTTGGCAAAAGCTTTTTCAGCCATCTGCTTCATTACTCTACGGAAAGGCATTCTCTTTTCCAAGCTTTCAGTTATCATCTGCGCCACGATCATGGCATTCGACTCAGGGGACTTCACTTCTTTTATATCTATCTTCATTTCTTGCTTAGAAGAAATTTTTCTCCTAGTCATAAACTTCACTACTTCGGCCCGAAGTTTTTCCATACCTTCACCTTGCCTACCGATGATCATGCCCGGCCGACTTGTTTCGATGATAAGGCGAAATATTTTTTCACTTCTCTCGATTTCAATTGAGCTTACAAAAAAGCCTCTCATACGCTTTTTCAAAAATTCCAC is a window from the Candidatus Paceibacterota bacterium genome containing:
- the rpsC gene encoding 30S ribosomal protein S3; translation: MSHTVHPYSHRLGITRDWKSRWFGAKDKFKENLRADVLIVEFLKKRMRGFFVSSIEIERSEKIFRLIIETSRPGMIIGRQGEGMEKLRAEVVKFMTRRKISSKQEMKIDIKEVKSPESNAMIVAQMITESLEKRMPFRRVMKQMAEKAFANRDVQGIKITLSGIMGGSNMARVESKKLGRIPLQTFRADIDYAFYEALLPLGKIGIKVWIYKGEIFNKDKK
- the rplP gene encoding 50S ribosomal protein L16, coding for MLFPKKVKYRKWHTFREHPDKIGVASRNLNVSFGSHGFKSIAAGRVTSNQIESARKVISRTLGKTGRMWVRLFPDMPFTKKPAEVKMGKGKGEIEGYHTRVKPGQVLFEVDGVTPAVAREALRKAGTKLPVKGKIVERV